One window of Planctomycetia bacterium genomic DNA carries:
- the nagB gene encoding glucosamine-6-phosphate deaminase — MLTAPAPVQTVRAMPVPGTQIPVYQFDSNQAVARYVAQVVARIIRERNSVGQKAVLGLPTGSTPVGLYRELVRMHRDEGLDFAGVVTFNLDEYFGLQPDQLQSYRRWMHDHFFQFVNVPAAQIHIPDGTISPDRVDDFCRRYEDAIERAGGIDLQILGIGRNGHIGFNEPFSVRNGRTRLATLDPVTRKDAASDFFSEDNVPLQAITMGLATILDARKIMLIALGEHKAKIIRETAEGPITDRVPATLLQDHSDACLLVDGAAGSMLTGIATPWMHGNVEWNDRLVKRAVLWLCERTDKALLKLNDNDFREHNLHQLLRHQGPAHAIAHRVFRWMMDTIEYHPSGKDSKRVICFSPHPDDDVISMGGTLIRLVEDQHETHIAYMTSGNIAVHDHDAAAVADLVTEYNRLFGIDSERAGEVERTVSSALFNKAPGEPDAEAVLKIKALIRWKEAKAGAIVAGVREERCHFLDLPFYRTGTIAKNPVGDDDVRIIRELIERVQPQQIYVAGDLSDPHGTHRVCAEAIFRALAEIQAATGNRPDVLLYRGAWQEWPIDEIEIAVPLSPRDLEKKKQAIFRHESQKDAALFPGADSREFWQRAEDRNRNTAAVYNKLGLPEYFAMEGFVRWNGQAI, encoded by the coding sequence ATGCTGACTGCGCCTGCGCCGGTTCAGACGGTTCGTGCCATGCCTGTGCCGGGCACTCAGATTCCGGTTTACCAGTTCGATTCGAATCAGGCCGTCGCGCGGTATGTCGCGCAGGTCGTGGCGCGGATCATTCGCGAGCGGAACTCCGTCGGCCAAAAGGCGGTGCTCGGGCTGCCAACCGGGTCGACGCCGGTCGGGCTGTATCGCGAGCTGGTGCGGATGCATCGCGACGAGGGGCTCGATTTCGCCGGCGTGGTGACGTTCAACCTGGATGAATATTTCGGCCTGCAACCGGATCAGTTGCAAAGCTATCGGCGATGGATGCACGATCATTTCTTTCAGTTCGTGAACGTGCCGGCGGCGCAGATTCACATTCCGGACGGAACGATTTCGCCGGACCGCGTCGACGATTTCTGCCGCCGCTATGAGGACGCCATCGAACGGGCCGGCGGGATTGATTTGCAGATTCTCGGCATCGGCCGCAACGGGCACATTGGCTTCAACGAGCCGTTCAGCGTCCGCAACGGCCGCACGCGGTTGGCCACGCTAGACCCGGTGACGCGGAAGGACGCGGCGAGTGATTTCTTTAGCGAGGACAACGTCCCGCTGCAAGCGATCACGATGGGCTTGGCCACGATCCTCGACGCGCGCAAGATCATGCTGATCGCGCTCGGCGAGCATAAAGCCAAGATCATCCGCGAGACCGCCGAGGGCCCGATCACCGATCGCGTGCCGGCGACGCTGCTGCAGGATCATAGCGACGCTTGCCTGCTGGTCGACGGCGCGGCCGGTTCGATGTTGACCGGCATCGCGACGCCCTGGATGCACGGCAACGTCGAGTGGAACGATCGCCTTGTCAAGCGCGCTGTGCTGTGGCTCTGCGAGCGGACCGACAAGGCGCTGTTGAAGCTTAACGACAACGATTTCCGCGAGCACAACCTGCATCAACTGCTCCGGCACCAAGGCCCGGCGCATGCGATCGCACATCGCGTGTTTCGCTGGATGATGGATACGATCGAGTACCATCCGTCGGGCAAGGACTCGAAGCGGGTGATTTGTTTCAGCCCGCACCCGGACGATGACGTGATCAGCATGGGCGGGACGTTGATTCGGCTGGTCGAAGATCAGCACGAGACGCACATCGCGTACATGACGAGCGGCAACATTGCTGTTCACGATCACGACGCCGCCGCGGTGGCCGACCTCGTCACCGAATACAACCGTCTATTCGGCATCGATTCTGAACGGGCGGGCGAAGTGGAGCGGACGGTTTCATCAGCGCTCTTCAACAAGGCCCCCGGCGAGCCGGACGCCGAGGCGGTGCTCAAGATCAAGGCGCTCATTCGCTGGAAAGAAGCCAAGGCCGGCGCGATCGTGGCCGGCGTGCGCGAGGAGCGTTGCCACTTCCTCGATCTGCCGTTTTATCGCACCGGCACGATCGCAAAAAACCCCGTGGGCGACGACGACGTGCGGATCATTCGCGAATTGATCGAGCGCGTACAACCGCAGCAGATTTACGTGGCCGGCGATCTCTCCGACCCGCACGGCACGCACCGGGTCTGCGCCGAGGCGATCTTTCGCGCGTTGGCGGAGATTCAGGCCGCGACCGGCAATCGCCCGGACGTGCTCTTATACCGCGGGGCCTGGCAGGAATGGCCGATCGATGAAATTGAAATCGCCGTGCCGCTCAGCCCGCGCGATCTGGAAAAGAAAAAGCAGGCCATCTTCCGGCACGAATCGCAGAAGGACGCGGCGCTCTTTCCCGGCGCGGACTCGCGAGAGTTCTGGCAACGCGCCGAAGACCGCAACCGCAACACAGCCGCCGTTTACAACAAGCTCGGCCTCCCAGAGTATTTTGCGATGGAAGGCTTTGTCCGCTGGAACGGGCAGGCGATCTAA